Below is a genomic region from Medicago truncatula cultivar Jemalong A17 chromosome 3, MtrunA17r5.0-ANR, whole genome shotgun sequence.
ggttcCTAGTGGACCTTTAATCTATAGAagtttagttacacatggtaacaTACCTCatcaaacaagaaaagaaaaacatactCTAGAGAACTAGAGGAAGAAGAAACTCTGTCTTGAAGCTTCAGACACTTGACTCTGGCTTTGTGCGTGCAAGATTCTATATTTATAGGCATCTTTACTTCTATGTTAAGAGATGAGGGCtcgtttttttttatccaacttAGAAAACAAGTTGAAGGTGCATTTTACTGAAAGGCGCGTGGGCTCATGAGGCAGCCCCTCAAAGCTTATCTAACAACCTCTAAGGTGCGAATTCTGTAgcttttttttgtcattttttttagcGTTCATCCTTCTTGAATGCGTTGGAACTTGGGATGAATTTTTTCAActtgtattgtcttcaaaaacCTTCTTAGTACCACTTAATCTTTCATGAGGTGTCTTCTTTTTCgaattacatgatttttcaataaaagatTCAAACCAACAATGAAGTTGTATGATTAGGGAAGAAACTGAATTGCAACGACTTGactgaaaacaatacaaaatgttGACGAACACATGGACAACTCCTATAAATGATCTCTTATTTGTCTttaaatacaaagaaaataactaaaaacatatcCTAATATATCAAGTGATGCTTCGTCACAGCATAAcaaaaagggaaaagaaaaacataaattaagtTTCAAGCTTACCTTCTAGGATGAGTGACTCGGAGTCAGGCAAGGGCATTCACATTGAGCCATAAAATCCATTCATGCAAAGTATCTATAAAACGAAGGATGTTAATATCATAAGCTTAAACACGACCAGCAATAAATAGTTCAACGACTTTCAAGCAATCACTCTCATAAATAATGTAGTTACTACCTTTATTGTGACAAAAATAAAGACTCATGGATTTCACGCAACTCAAACAACAATGCATCACCTTTAGCTTGATGGTGCGAAAATCCATCTATTCAATCACCCTCGTGGTTGCAAATAACATTACCACACCCAAGCACCCATAGTTTTATAAGAAACTACCATCAACATTGAGTTTAATAGTACCTTCTGGAGGGGGTGGATCCACTGAACCAAGGTACACGATGAGTGTGAATCCATACCAAGATTTggataataataaagtattCATCATGCAAAGAGAAGATCTTCCGCACCACTTCATAAATACAACAACTAAGCATACCAAAATCATGTGACAAACAAAACTGAGGAGGCATCATATGTCATCTCATATAGTCAAAGTTTAACATCGATTtgggagatttttttttatcacgcTGCATAGTCAAGTGTAGTAAAAGATTTCTAAAGTCTGAGCAATCATGTAAGCAATGAAGAATATCCTCCATGGGTGTAGGTCAATGAGTGCATATTGGAGAAGTTGTCATGTTGCAATGAAGTTGACCGACATTAATATGAAGGAGATTATAAAAACAAAGTCAAAAAAAGTGTTGAAGTTTGTCGGTACTTTAAGATGACAGGACAAATTTAAATTACAATTAACATTCTAATTTCTATTTTGCTCAATAAACCAATAGTATCCCCTCAAGCAAGTATAGGCACATGCCTTGACATGCTTCCAAGTTCAAACATCTTGAAGTTGAAAATCCAAGTTATTTGAGTCGTAAAAACGCAGTTGAGGTGCAAAGTTTCTTCAATGTTGAtctcttgaagaaaaaaaaatcctacaTAAGGATATCAACCGAAACATTGGCTAAATTCTTGCTTCAGCAATAAGCATAATGTAAAAAGAGCATAAGTAGAAatgtcatttttcaaaaaacaatcgACGACGGCTATTACAAATTGTGACATAATATTACAAATAACATGCATTGCAAGAAATTGGAacgaaattaatatttttgtcacAATATATCTTGAAACGACACTTAACAATTATGTCGCAAAATTGGGACGAAAATAAAGAGTTgtgtaaaaacaaataattaccTTCCATGATATCCGTAGCAAATTGCGACATCACGATTTGCGATGAAAGTAAATTGTTGCAAATTATGTTCCAAATTTTAGCAGGATGGAAGTTTACACTTTTAATGTTGAGTAGTTTAGTGTGCTTGGATTACTCTCATTATCGCGAAgacaataacatatattttctttagTCATGAATATAAGCAACATATACagttttattagaaaatatatgttattatttaacgttattatttttaaattatcctTCAACTAacttaagttttatttttaaataatcttTCTAATCTCGTGGACCAAAGTTATCGATAATTTGAAAGATACAACGACTTCTTTAtcaattgaagaaaataaataagattcccttaaaaaaaaattaaaccaagtaaaacaagttttttctACTTATATGTCATATAGAACGGAGTGGATGCAACGAtaatatatttatctatttataaattgaaaaattatatggtacacctaaaaatttgagtgtatcggtacaccaaattgttaaattaataattaaatgagtttttttttgtagaaaaataattattttatcattataataattaaatcttatttatcaaaaccttcgacgaaataaactttactttttttgaatttttattactcataataaagaatattaattatttttaatgagaaaatgttaaaatttaatataattcatataaacaatgaaatgatgtttttttcttatgaaatgtagttttctaaaatataaatattgtcaaatagctttttattttataaaaaaggtagttaatttataaatttatggagCAAGAGTACTAGTACACCTCAAGTTCCTTTATAAATTAGAGTCGTTTAGatcaaattccaattttttaatCGACCTTTATCCTTTCAAATCAAAACTATTCAGACGcatttttactaaaatatctattattttaattattttaaaaagttatattattttttattttttaatttatttctcttttatgcATGTGTCTAAATGACTTATGTtcttgtgacaaaaaaaaaaaaggctaaaatatggttttggtccctgcaaatatgcctcgttttggttttagtccctgtaaaaaaaaattgttgtttttggtccctgcaaaatattatttttttggaaatagtccctgcggggactatttccaaaaacaaaatattttgcagggaccttttacaaaatcaaaagattttgcaaggactatttctctaataaagggttcagtcatcatgtgccacgtgtgcaaattatcacaaaagtggagccagggaccaaaaccaaaatgagacatatttgcagggaccaaaaacaacaaaaaaaatttgcagggactaaaaccaaaacgaggcatatttgcagggaccaaatccatattttagccaaaaaaaaatatctcctGTGTAATCCTATTTTTACCCCTATTATAAGGTGTCTGTCACTCTCCCTTGTTGGAAAGTTAGGAACAGCAGCAAATGAAAGTATATGTCGTGATAACAACGGATATAAGAGCGGTCAAAATTGAGAGAGTAGGTTGGGAATTTGGCATGTGCATTGAGGGAAAACTACTAACAGTAGAAGTGACTTTTTCTAAATCCAACGGCTTTAATTTTCTTCAAACTTAATGAAATGTGACATCTAAGCACGATTACAACATCAACCTGATTCCAAAGATTAAGAACACgataaacacaaacaaagagCACACAATGTCTGTTAACAAAATTCGACCAATTTCGTCTGCGTCTTCTTCTATTGTAGAGTAGCTGCAGTTCTCtgtattattaatgaaatactAAGGTTGACAATGTACAATTTGTATTTTAATACTATgatccatattacaaaaaatgCCTCTATACCATACCATGACCGGTTTCACCCCCTCGTTCACCTCTATCCACTTGTCGGTACTTATGAGCAATATACAACACGCTCCTTATATATATCGAAAGTCTTCCTAACAATATGCTGGTCAGACgacatgttttgttgatgttattCCAACCGCGATGCAAGTATATATCGTTTAAAAGACTTCTGCTATTTGAGATGGAACAAACACATAATTTAAGAATAAATGAACTCACACTTGATCTAATCGAGATGGTAGGTATGTCAAGTGTGAGTATGAGCTGCACATTAGATATAAAGATGGATATTTAACGAGATATAAGTGATGAGACTCTTATGCCTAATGTTTTAAGCCTTCGAGTTATGATCTGGTGTACAATCCACTTATTTGATTGTTCAAAGCACAATGAGACAATCCTCTATTACCCCTTATGGTTCAAAAATGAATAAGAGTTAATGTTTCAATCGACCCCTTGTGTTGTAAGTCTTTATCACAATGGTGGTCAGGTGGCGTATCAAGTGAATGTAGATTGAAAAAAGATTGTTGAGAGGGAATGATTGGACTCACAATAAAGAAAGGTATTGTTGGTGTGTCAAGTGAGTTAAAAATCTTATATTACATATAAAAGtaaatgttaaacaacatataagttCGAAGACTTATATatactaataatattttaaggtGTTGAGTGAAGATGCTATTCAATTTATTATTGTGATTGCTCTGAGTATAATGCGATGATTTTTGGATTCTCTCATGACCCAATAGGttgttattaaaattttaaatcatgTTTAAGCATCAATTAGTTGTAAATTATACTTTATACGAAACATTTTTCTCATCTTGACGTGGTATCTTCATATGTAATGGATGAGGCATGCATGCTTCTATGACATAGAAATAGAAAGAAATTAGGAGGCAGTCAAGGCGTGCGTGTTGATGAGAGTCATACATTGGGTAGGATTTTTTTGGCTAATTTGCTGCCAAACAAGCATGTTTTGTGGCAGATTACATGGGAATAGAATGGAAATAGGATTAGGATTAGGAAGGAATCAATCAATTGATGGACATGGACAGTAGGGCAGTCCCCACGACATGTGGTGTGTATgagatgaaaaattaaataacacaCCAATGTTTTCCacacaattttttcatttaataaaagaaaatacaaataataatctaaactatatatgagaaaattaaaaaaaaaaaaacatgttttaactcaaaatacaaaaaaactcttttgagttgattttttttctctttttataattatcatcaatttttacaaataacatatataataaataattaagagtaaatttaaatattaaaataaaaatataagaaacaCGATATAATCATATATTAGTTTTACGACGAATTCACGCACCTTGGAATATTTCAGTTCAATTTTATTGGATGTTGCAGAAAAAACACACACCTTAAACCGACACATCAACACGCTAACTCAAAATAACGGTATTTATCAAACAAATCTTTTTCTTCTTGCAAATTATGAGCTacaccatagttttaaaaatcggGTCGGACCGGACGGTCGGACCGGTCCAACCGGGACTCGGTGGTATGTCCGGTTCGAGCGAGTAGTTGGATCAGGCATGTAATTGGCCCGTAGGAAACCGGTGTGAACCGGACAGTTTCCGGTCAAACCGGTCACTCGGTAGGTATACGAACCGGACCAGttttatgagagagagagagagagagagagagagagagagagagagagggtgaGAGAGAGCGATACAGCCTACATCTTATAGAGAAAGAGCTTCACAACATTCAACTATGAAGAGAGAAGATAAAAACTCAAAGAGGAAGAAGCATGAAAGGATAAAACATTGAAACATTTGGTCAAGGGGTACCCTACTAATTTGGTTCTATAGTCTGGCGGgcggatcacttttgattcgagatcgggaaTCAAATCTTAAAATTAAGTTGATTTTTGGGCTTTGTGTTGTGCTCTTTCGGTGGATTGGAGGTCGCGAGGTTTGTGATAGCTGCATGATCCTTCGGTTAGGTGCTCTTCGAAATGTGGCTCAGCTTAGGTGTTGGGGTTtgagagttttttttaagggtgtTCTTTGTGGGTTAGTAGTGACGATGAACAGTGGTGGATACCATGTTTACATTGCttttttttggagtttgttTTAGGCGGTGATGTGTTTTGGTGAGTTTATCTCCAGGGGTGTTTTTAGGTGGTTATGGTGTACCGTCTATATGCAGCaccatttgtatcttgtttTGTTCATACCTTGCGTCTTGTGGGGATGgtgtttaataatatttgccgattcaaaaataaaaatgaaaaaatatgaacTGAAATCGGCAGCTGCTGCTGTAAGTACTACATCTATCAGGGTTTCAGGTTTGTAGAGAGTAGCTGGTGGTATAATGGGCCTCTTAATAAGCCCATATTTTATGTTCAATTTGTTTTACGTTTTCTGGGTATAGGCAGGGGTGAACATATACACATATCAAACATGTCACCTGAATCCATCCCATagcatcttcttatcttcttattcctaaacaaagctttgttgccctaattttaacctaatattttaacctaatattttagaaacttttccctccttcaaaacctaaccatatttcctaattcccctcctccaaaccctaaccatgatttcctaacttcactcctcctaaaacctatctaattgattttcataaaccatatctcctaactcccctcctccaaaccctcaccaatatattttagtcctttctcctaaaccgaaatctctttttaaaaccatacatttctcttaaaccgaaatttctagctatctaattgatttccataaaccatatttcctaactcccctcctccaaaccctcaccaatatattttaatcctttctcctaaaccgaaatatctttttaaaaccatacctttctcttaaaccgaaatttcttaatcaacataGCTTCCATACCTTTCAATCcctttcaatcttttgtaggtccgttggtgaaaaaccctctttccgatcttgacaaagcaatTAACAAGCTCAGACTgaaatacagatcatatatcgttgaatatgacattgatgttgtatgtgttttttgcgaaatatacctattcttaattatttgcattctattttatcaacgtttgtgatgtttttgtttgttattttttagggtgcagtatgcttgccaaacatgtttggcggtgatttcggagatcaaattgggcgctatgcaatattgactgatcctaagtccaacaagtttgaagtattggtcGACAGAGTAAACGGAGCATTTTTTCTCACAAAGGGATGGAAAGCGATTCGTGACTTTTACGGAATCAATCTTGGTGCCTGGATTACCTTGGTTTTTGTGGGTGACGGACAATTTGATATACAGTTGACTGATAGGTTTCACAAGAGTATCCCCTACCCGGTTTTTGATCCCCCTATGCATTTCCTTCTTGacaagatgaatttgcaagcaactTTCGATGACTATCTCCCCCCAATAACATCTCTTCTCGCTTATCATCACAATATCACTGACATGGTTcttgaattcaaaaaaaaattaactgagtATGATGTTACTAAAGGTTGCATGGTATGATACACTTTTCGTATCCACCTTAACTTCTTTTATTCCTTTTCCGTTTAGTTGATATAAGTTACATGGATTTCTAATTTTGCAGATTCTACTTTACACCGGCAATGTTCCGCAGATGCTTGATACACTCTTAACAACTGTGAATATTATCGATGATTGCGGTAACAGATGGGTTTGTGAGCTAACTTTTGCAACTTTTCCTTATGAACACTTCAAGATAGGACGGCGTTGGAATAGGTTTGTGGAAGCTCGCAGGCTCCGTgaaggtgtgaagatcagagggggtgctccgatggttgggtcacatgataccatctaccttgatgttatttacaattagtccatgtttagataaattgtgcaacacctttccactttgaattttaagttttagtttcttagagttttagaaccatctatttttttgtctttgaatttagcaaatgtcccttcaatttcataaataatttagccttgcttgctttggtttttgatttatatatttgtgtttgtgctgCTCAAACAATTTAGTAACGTGAATTTTGATAACAAGGGAAACTTATATGTGTGTATGTTTTTGTGTTgctgaatcaatttagtagcatagCTGTGTTACAGAAGCATTTTAGTAGCAtagcttttagtaacattattagtaacaattactaccttttggtgacacttttagtaacattattactaacaattactaatcctaatctctaaaatatattttggatggaaacaaactaaaatcctaatcctaatttctctcattcaagtaactaagagatttcatcaaCATCTCTAAATTAACTTTTTGgtgcaaacaaattaaaatccttatttctctcatccaaataattaggggatttcatccacatctctaaaatatgttttgggtggaaacaaactaaaatcctaatccctaatttctctcattcaagtaactaagagatttcatccacatctctaaagtaactttttggtgcaaacaaactaaaatcgttgtttctctcattcaaataattaggggatttcatccacatctctaaaatatgttttgggtggaaacaaactaaaaatcctaattcgtctcattcaagtaactactaaagatttcatccacatctctaaaatatgttttgggtggaaacaaactaaaatcctaatcctaatttctctcattaaagtaactaagagatttcatccacatctctaaactaactttttggtggaaacaaactaaaatccttatttctctcattcaaataagtaggggatttcatccacatctctaaaatatgttttgggtagaaaacaaactaaaaatcctaatttttctcattcaagtaactaagagatttcatccacgtacatctctaaagtaactttttggtgtaaacaaactaaaattcttatttctctcattcaaataagtaggggatttcatccccatctctaaaatatgttttgggtggaaacaaattaaaaatcctaattcctctcattcaagtaactactacacatttcatccacatctctaaaatatgttttggcgagtcaactatggtaattcttaagtaaaaaaaaatgccccatcaaaaatattaatttcattttattcatattaatctttatccaaaAATGTTGGGCATAATTTTATTCCACTTCAACTACATCCCTTTGTTCTGCGCCCCCTCCCTATTTACATgccaattcttaagtaaaacaaagtgccccatcaacattattaatttcattttattcatattaatctttatcctaaaatgctggccacttcctaattttgttccactattttgtgcttattctgataactaatactctttattgctcAACCGACATATCCTACTAACACGTATTGcacctttttcctataaatatatcataagctattagccaaaccatctcaatctaaataagcatcctctttcttggaaaggaaaaaacaagccaatgatgtcttccaaatacactccaatctcagctatttctggaggaagaaagaatctTAAGATGTGTGTGCGAGTTGCTCACATTTGGCGCCAAAGAATACCATCGTTGAACAGGTTAATGATTATGTGTTAGACTTGATTCATGGTGaagaaaaaatctatttaagTTACGATACACCTTATCATAAAAACATAGATGGTGACGCAGTAGATGACATCCACACTCCTGAATTCCTCAACACCATTGTGGTGTCTGGATTGCCAAATCATCGGTTGCGACTGAAAGTAGGAGCACGTGTCATGTTACTCAGGAACATGGATCAAAGTTTGGGCTTATGTAACGGTACGAGATTGATCATTACAAAGATGGGAACATTTGTGCTCGAAGGACGGATAATATATGGTTCAAATATCGGTGAGAAGGTGTTTATTTCAAGGTTATCGCTAACACCATCTGATAATAtaattcctttcaaatttaaacGAAGGCAGTTTCCGATATCtgtctcatttgcaatgactattaacaagagtCAGGGTCAGTCGCTAGAACATGTTGGTGTCTACCTACCGTCTCCTattttttcacatggacagttgTACGTCGCAATATCACAGGTTACTTCGAGGGctggtttaaaaatattgattaatgacgacgacagcgatgataccgatgttgcatcaaatgtggtctaTTGAGAAGTTTTCGgtaatgtgtaggactttttgtgtactattcattttcttacttattgaaactatttgcatgtcaacgaacttcaatttccctttcaaaattatatgttattttaaagtaacaggaactacatactagaattatggaacaataacaaagtctttggtattgacattttgctttcattcacgacaatttttagattcacgCGAACTACAGTGTCTTATTTTATAgtgaatattatcttttttaaatgacacgtgcgttagcacgggtcaatggtctagtcttcttatatattaaagttaatccgtaagccctaattttaacctaaaccatattgcataattttactgttttaaccctaatgctcacacctaatctcctattttcatgaacaaccctaatgctcacacctaatcttcttatatattaaagttaacccgtaagctctaattttaacataaaccctattgcataattttactgttttaaccctaatgctcacgcctaatcttcttatatattaaagttaacccgtaagccctaattttaacctaaaccctattgcatagttttactgttttaacccaaatgctcacacctaatctcctattttcatgaacaaccctaatgctcacacctaatctcctattttcacgaacaaagcaaatcggcatcgctttatttccc
It encodes:
- the LOC11415847 gene encoding uncharacterized protein yields the protein MHFLLDKMNLQATFDDYLPPITSLLAYHHNITDMVLEFKKKLTEYDVTKGCMILLYTGNVPQMLDTLLTTVNIIDDCGNRWVCELTFATFPYEHFKIGRRWNRFVEARRLREGVKIRGGAPMVGSHDTIYLDVIYN